From one Streptomyces sp. CA-210063 genomic stretch:
- a CDS encoding hydrogenase maturation protein has product MHILLLASAFNSLTQRVHAELRDRGHAVAVELALPGSPLPETVQRHAPQLIVAPMLKTAIPEEVWTAHTCLIVHPGPVGDRGPSSLDWAIHEGVDQWGVTVLQADAEMDAGDVWACVPCRIPQVSKSELYRGEIADAALEAVMLSVERFAGGTHVPRRQDAAGTADSRPRPRPYLDQSVRRIDWAEDSTQDVLRKLRAADSQPGVLDVLLGREWYLHGGHPESVLRGRPGELLATRAGAVCRATKDGAVWIPELRPRRVPGQPPTYKLPAVRALGDRLPPLPDHALPLLPEVRHRTWTDIRYREEGNVGFLSFSFPGGAMSTEQCRRLLDAYREACERPTSVLVLGGERDFFSNGIHLGVIEAADDPAAESWANINAIDDLVEAVLTTTDRLVVAAVAGNAAAGGVMLALAADEVWCRSGAVLNPHYRLMGLYGSEYWTHTLPRKVGPATAERLMREALPVSSASALRLGLVDRVVDCSPGEFPREVGGLAARLASLPATASRITAKKTELDRLESVTPLAGFREQELARMRRTFDDPDAPYHSLRRSFVHKERPACTPPHLGPAQVAQTGPTPSAADVTGTALNGVSSRPNG; this is encoded by the coding sequence GTGCACATCCTGCTCCTAGCCAGTGCGTTCAACAGCCTCACCCAGCGTGTCCACGCCGAGCTGCGCGACCGTGGCCACGCCGTGGCGGTGGAACTCGCCCTGCCCGGCAGCCCGTTGCCCGAAACCGTGCAGCGGCATGCACCACAGCTCATCGTGGCGCCGATGCTGAAGACGGCGATTCCCGAGGAGGTATGGACAGCGCACACCTGCCTCATCGTCCATCCGGGGCCCGTGGGCGACCGCGGACCCTCCTCCCTGGACTGGGCGATTCACGAGGGCGTCGACCAGTGGGGCGTCACCGTCCTGCAGGCCGACGCGGAGATGGACGCCGGTGACGTGTGGGCCTGTGTACCGTGCCGGATTCCCCAGGTGTCCAAGAGCGAGCTGTACCGGGGCGAGATCGCCGACGCCGCGCTCGAAGCCGTCATGCTCTCGGTGGAGCGCTTCGCCGGGGGCACACACGTACCGCGCAGGCAGGACGCGGCAGGCACCGCCGACTCGCGCCCGCGCCCCCGTCCGTACCTCGATCAGAGCGTCCGGCGAATCGACTGGGCCGAGGACTCCACGCAGGATGTCCTGCGCAAGCTGAGAGCAGCGGACTCGCAGCCCGGTGTGCTGGACGTGCTGCTCGGCCGCGAGTGGTACCTGCATGGCGGTCATCCCGAGAGCGTGTTGCGAGGCCGCCCGGGCGAGCTGCTGGCCACCAGGGCCGGGGCGGTGTGCCGGGCCACCAAGGACGGCGCCGTGTGGATCCCCGAGCTGCGGCCCCGGCGCGTGCCCGGGCAGCCGCCCACGTACAAACTGCCGGCCGTGCGGGCACTGGGCGACCGGCTGCCGCCCCTGCCCGATCATGCCCTGCCCCTGCTGCCCGAGGTGCGGCACCGTACCTGGACGGACATCCGCTACCGGGAGGAGGGGAACGTCGGGTTCCTCTCGTTCTCCTTCCCCGGCGGCGCCATGAGCACGGAGCAGTGCCGACGTCTGCTGGACGCCTACCGGGAAGCGTGCGAGCGGCCCACGTCCGTACTGGTGCTGGGCGGCGAACGGGACTTCTTCTCCAACGGGATCCACCTGGGCGTCATCGAGGCCGCGGACGACCCCGCTGCCGAGTCCTGGGCGAACATCAATGCCATCGACGATCTGGTCGAGGCGGTCCTGACGACGACGGACCGGCTGGTGGTCGCGGCGGTCGCGGGCAACGCCGCGGCGGGCGGGGTGATGCTCGCCCTGGCGGCCGACGAGGTGTGGTGCCGCTCGGGCGCCGTGCTGAACCCCCACTACCGTCTGATGGGCCTGTACGGCTCGGAGTACTGGACGCACACCCTGCCCCGCAAGGTGGGTCCCGCGACGGCCGAACGGCTCATGCGTGAGGCCCTGCCGGTGAGCTCGGCGAGCGCACTGCGCCTCGGGCTCGTCGACCGGGTGGTCGACTGCTCTCCTGGTGAGTTCCCGCGGGAGGTCGGCGGCCTGGCGGCCCGTCTGGCGTCACTGCCGGCGACGGCGTCACGGATCACCGCGAAGAAGACGGAGCTGGACCGGCTGGAGAGCGTGACCCCGCTGGCCGGCTTCCGTGAGCAGGAGCTGGCCCGGATGCGCCGGACCTTCGACGACCCGGATGCCCCGTACCACTCGCTGCGTCGTTCCTTCGTCCACAAGGAGCGGCCGGCGTGCACCCCGCCGCACCTCGGTCCCGCCCAGGTTGCGCAAACCGGTCCGACCCCCTCCGCCGCGGATGTCACCGGAACGGCCCTCAACGGCGTCTCATCACGGCCGAACGGCTGA
- a CDS encoding hydrogenase expression protein HypE: MTEATPDTVGAADASGAPADETPTIHILWINAGLSCDGDSVALTAAMQPSIEEIVLGVLPGLPKIAVHWPLIDFECGPVGGSDTFIEWFFKGERGEIDPFVLVVEGSVPNEAIKPEGYWCGFGDNPETGQPITTSEWIDRLAPKALAVVAIGTCATYGGIHAMAGNPTGAMGVPDYLGWDWKSHAGIPIVCVPGCPIQPDNFSETLTYLLYQAAGAAPMIPLDDKLRPTWLFGATVHEGCDRAGYYEQGQFAMSYDSPTCLVKLGCWGPVVKCNVPKRGWMNGIGGCPNVGGICIACTMPGFPDKFMPFMDEPPGAKVSSNASGAYGAVVRRLRSITAKTVDKEPKWRRTGDRITTGYRPPW, encoded by the coding sequence ATGACTGAGGCGACGCCGGACACGGTCGGCGCTGCGGACGCAAGCGGCGCGCCCGCCGACGAGACACCCACGATCCACATTCTCTGGATCAACGCCGGCCTGAGCTGCGACGGTGACTCGGTCGCGTTGACGGCGGCCATGCAGCCCAGCATCGAGGAGATCGTGCTCGGTGTGCTGCCGGGCCTTCCGAAGATCGCCGTCCACTGGCCGCTCATCGACTTCGAGTGCGGTCCGGTCGGCGGCTCCGACACGTTCATCGAGTGGTTCTTCAAAGGGGAGCGGGGCGAGATCGACCCGTTCGTGCTGGTCGTCGAGGGCTCCGTCCCCAATGAGGCGATCAAGCCCGAGGGCTATTGGTGCGGCTTCGGCGACAACCCGGAGACCGGCCAGCCGATCACCACCAGCGAGTGGATCGACCGGCTCGCCCCGAAGGCACTGGCGGTCGTCGCCATCGGCACCTGCGCCACCTACGGCGGCATCCACGCCATGGCGGGCAACCCGACCGGCGCGATGGGCGTGCCGGACTACCTCGGCTGGGACTGGAAGTCCCACGCGGGCATCCCCATCGTGTGCGTCCCCGGCTGTCCGATCCAGCCCGACAACTTCTCCGAGACGCTCACCTACCTGCTCTACCAGGCGGCCGGCGCCGCCCCGATGATCCCGCTGGACGACAAGCTGCGTCCCACCTGGCTGTTCGGGGCCACCGTGCACGAGGGCTGCGACCGTGCGGGCTACTACGAACAGGGCCAGTTCGCGATGTCGTACGACTCGCCGACGTGCCTGGTCAAGCTCGGCTGCTGGGGCCCGGTCGTCAAGTGCAACGTGCCCAAGCGCGGCTGGATGAACGGGATCGGCGGCTGCCCCAACGTCGGCGGCATCTGCATCGCCTGCACCATGCCCGGCTTCCCCGACAAGTTCATGCCGTTCATGGACGAGCCCCCCGGCGCCAAGGTGTCGAGCAACGCCAGCGGAGCCTACGGCGCCGTGGTCCGCAGGCTGCGGTCGATCACGGCCAAGACGGTGGACAAGGAACCCAAGTGGCGCCGTACCGGAGACAGGATCACCACCGGATACCGACCCCCGTGGTGA
- a CDS encoding acyl-CoA dehydrogenase family protein, which translates to MERTLYDQDHEDFRDVVREFVVREVVPHQERWDADHLIDRAVWTAAGKQGLLGLAVPEEYGGGGQDDFRYRTVMMEEFAEVGAASLGSGFSVQDDIVLPYLLDLGTEEQKRRWLPGICAGETITAIAMTEPGAGSDLQGIRTSAVRDGDEWVLDGAKTFITSGILSDLVIVLARTDPAAGARGMSLFVVERGMPGFTRGRKLDKIGLHAQDTAELFFDSVRVPAANLLGTEGRGFVHLMERLPRERMAIAVSAQCVTETVLEQTLDYCTERTAFGRPVADFQNSRFLLAELTTQADITRVYLDRAIEALNEGTLTAVDAAKAKWWATELQTKTVDRCLQLHGGYGYMKEYPVARAFLDSRIQTVYGGTTEIMKEIIGRDLAAGRETGRGNVTSKRDTAD; encoded by the coding sequence GTGGAGCGCACTCTTTACGACCAGGACCACGAGGACTTCCGCGACGTCGTGCGGGAGTTCGTCGTACGAGAGGTCGTCCCGCATCAGGAGCGCTGGGACGCCGATCACCTCATCGACCGGGCGGTGTGGACGGCCGCGGGAAAGCAGGGACTGCTGGGGCTCGCCGTGCCCGAGGAGTACGGCGGCGGGGGACAGGACGACTTCCGCTACCGCACCGTGATGATGGAGGAGTTCGCCGAGGTGGGCGCGGCGTCCCTGGGCTCGGGGTTCAGTGTCCAGGACGACATCGTGCTGCCGTACCTCCTGGATCTCGGCACCGAGGAACAGAAACGGCGCTGGCTTCCCGGCATCTGTGCCGGCGAGACGATCACGGCCATCGCCATGACCGAGCCCGGCGCGGGCAGCGACCTCCAGGGCATCCGGACTTCCGCCGTCCGTGACGGCGACGAGTGGGTGCTCGACGGCGCCAAGACCTTCATCACCAGCGGCATCCTGTCCGATCTGGTCATCGTGCTGGCGCGCACCGATCCCGCCGCCGGAGCGCGCGGCATGAGCCTGTTCGTCGTCGAACGAGGCATGCCGGGCTTCACCCGGGGCCGCAAGCTGGACAAGATCGGTCTGCACGCGCAGGACACCGCCGAACTGTTCTTCGACTCTGTCCGCGTACCGGCGGCCAACCTCCTGGGCACGGAGGGCCGCGGCTTCGTGCACCTGATGGAGCGGCTGCCGCGCGAGCGGATGGCCATCGCGGTTTCGGCCCAGTGCGTCACCGAGACCGTGCTGGAGCAGACGCTGGACTACTGCACCGAGCGCACCGCCTTCGGCCGCCCGGTCGCGGACTTCCAGAACAGCCGCTTCCTGCTGGCTGAGCTGACGACCCAGGCCGACATCACCCGCGTCTACCTGGACCGTGCCATCGAGGCGTTGAACGAGGGCACCCTCACCGCCGTCGACGCGGCCAAGGCGAAGTGGTGGGCCACCGAGCTCCAGACGAAAACCGTGGACCGCTGCCTCCAACTCCATGGAGGCTACGGCTACATGAAGGAGTACCCCGTCGCGCGAGCCTTCCTCGACTCCCGCATCCAGACCGTCTACGGCGGGACCACCGAGATCATGAAGGAGATCATCGGCCGGGACCTCGCGGCCGGCAGGGAGACCGGACGAGGGAACGTGACCTCGAAGCGCGACACAGCGGACTGA
- a CDS encoding DUF6400 family protein, translated as MSSHGRALPGEPDEPAAESRPATDRPDPFPRVDLDVDLSSHELLRRAHVLDALGPDWDPVAALRGEEAAYELLYSGLSAEQQRVYDELVSAGVLPRRGGSDAAA; from the coding sequence ATGTCCTCCCATGGCCGCGCCCTTCCAGGTGAACCGGACGAACCCGCCGCGGAAAGCAGGCCCGCGACGGACCGACCCGACCCGTTCCCAAGGGTCGACCTGGACGTCGACCTGAGCTCACATGAACTGCTCCGGCGCGCTCATGTCCTGGACGCTCTCGGCCCCGACTGGGACCCCGTCGCCGCGCTGCGCGGCGAGGAAGCGGCGTATGAGCTGCTGTATTCCGGCCTCAGCGCCGAGCAGCAGCGCGTGTACGACGAGCTGGTCTCGGCCGGTGTGCTGCCGCGGAGAGGCGGCAGCGATGCTGCCGCTTGA